A part of Salvelinus namaycush isolate Seneca unplaced genomic scaffold, SaNama_1.0 Scaffold725, whole genome shotgun sequence genomic DNA contains:
- the LOC120042594 gene encoding general transcription factor IIF subunit 2-like isoform X2, with the protein MSEKGEVDLTGAKQNTGVWLVKVPKYLSQQWAKASGRGEVGKLRIGKNQGKAEVEFTLNEDLTMIDGLGDKPSGVQAPRDHPFTMQTVGGQTLAVFTETQSESSKDRISLEGLVVQRAECRPAASENYMKLKRLQIEELSKPVRLSQQLEKAVTTNYKPVANHSYNLEYDRKKKDEGKRARADKQQVLDMLFSAFEKHQYYNIKDLVDVTKQPVSYLKEILRDIGIYNVKGTHKNTWELKPEYRHYQGGEEEKETDD; encoded by the exons ATGTCAGAGAAAGGCGAAGTGGATTTAACTGGTGCTAAACAGAACACGGGCGTGTGGCTGGTCAAG GTGCCCAAATACCTGTCCCAGCAATGGGCCAAAGCATCAggcaggggagaggtggggaagcTCCGGATCGGCAA GAACCAAGGGAAAGCAGAG GTGGAATTCACTCTGAACGAAGACCTGACGATGATTGACGGCCTGGGGGACAAGCCATCGGGGGTGCAGGCACCCAGGGACCACCCGTTCACCATGCAGACTGTAGGAGGACAGACCCTGGCCGTGTTCACCGAGACCCAGTCAG AGTCATCTAAGG ACAGAATCTCCCTGGAGGGCCTGGTGGTGCAGAGAGCAGAGTGTAGACCTGCTGCCAGCGAGAACTACATGAAACTCAAGAG ACTGCAGATAGAAGAGTTATCCAAGCCAGTGAGATTGTCTCAGCAACTAGAAAAGGCTGTTACCACCAACTACAAACCAGTGGCCAACCATTCCTACAAC ctggAGTATGACAGGAAGAAGAAGGACGAAGGTAAAAGAGCGAGGGCCGACAAGCAGCAGGTGTTGGACATGTTGTTCTCGGCTTTTGAGAAACATCAATATTACAACATCAAGGACCTGGTGGACGTCACCAAACAACCTGTG AGTTACCTGAAAGAGATTCTGCGTGACATCGGCATCTACAACGTGAAGGGAACCCACAAGAACACGTGGGAGCTGAAGCCAGAGTACCGACACtaccagggaggagaggaggagaaggagactgACGACTAG
- the LOC120042594 gene encoding general transcription factor IIF subunit 2-like isoform X1, which produces MSEKGEVDLTGAKQNTGVWLVKVPKYLSQQWAKASGRGEVGKLRIGKNQGKAEVEFTLNEDLTMIDGLGDKPSGVQAPRDHPFTMQTVGGQTLAVFTETQSESSKGQSEERSDGSISVSRAGTGPDRISLEGLVVQRAECRPAASENYMKLKRLQIEELSKPVRLSQQLEKAVTTNYKPVANHSYNLEYDRKKKDEGKRARADKQQVLDMLFSAFEKHQYYNIKDLVDVTKQPVSYLKEILRDIGIYNVKGTHKNTWELKPEYRHYQGGEEEKETDD; this is translated from the exons ATGTCAGAGAAAGGCGAAGTGGATTTAACTGGTGCTAAACAGAACACGGGCGTGTGGCTGGTCAAG GTGCCCAAATACCTGTCCCAGCAATGGGCCAAAGCATCAggcaggggagaggtggggaagcTCCGGATCGGCAA GAACCAAGGGAAAGCAGAG GTGGAATTCACTCTGAACGAAGACCTGACGATGATTGACGGCCTGGGGGACAAGCCATCGGGGGTGCAGGCACCCAGGGACCACCCGTTCACCATGCAGACTGTAGGAGGACAGACCCTGGCCGTGTTCACCGAGACCCAGTCAG AGTCATCTAAGG gCCAGTCAGAAGAGAGATCTGATGGCAGCATCTCAGTTTCGCGGGCGGGGACAGGCCCAG ACAGAATCTCCCTGGAGGGCCTGGTGGTGCAGAGAGCAGAGTGTAGACCTGCTGCCAGCGAGAACTACATGAAACTCAAGAG ACTGCAGATAGAAGAGTTATCCAAGCCAGTGAGATTGTCTCAGCAACTAGAAAAGGCTGTTACCACCAACTACAAACCAGTGGCCAACCATTCCTACAAC ctggAGTATGACAGGAAGAAGAAGGACGAAGGTAAAAGAGCGAGGGCCGACAAGCAGCAGGTGTTGGACATGTTGTTCTCGGCTTTTGAGAAACATCAATATTACAACATCAAGGACCTGGTGGACGTCACCAAACAACCTGTG AGTTACCTGAAAGAGATTCTGCGTGACATCGGCATCTACAACGTGAAGGGAACCCACAAGAACACGTGGGAGCTGAAGCCAGAGTACCGACACtaccagggaggagaggaggagaaggagactgACGACTAG